The Desulfovibrio sp. JC010 genomic interval CGGGGGCAGGATTTGAACCTACGACCTTCGGGTTATGAGCCCGACGAGCTACCAAGCTGCTCCACCCCGCGTCACTGTGAAAGAGGTTCTACAGACGGGGCCGCTTCCTGTCAACAGCTATTTACAAATTATTTAAATTTTCTTATCTCATCTCTCGATATGACAAACCACTTAGAACTTTCCCTCGTAATCCCTGTTTACAACGAGCAGGACAATTTACGAAAACTGATGCAGGAAATTGACTCGGCCCTTGAACCGATCAATGTTCCCTACGAAGTTATATTTGTAGATGACGGCAGCAAGGACAGCAGCCTTACCGTTCTCAAAGATATTTCATCCGCCTACCCCAAGGCCCGCTATATCTCCTTTGCGGAGAACAGAGGGCAATCTGCGGCTTTCTGTGCCGGGTTCGATGAAGCACGCGCCCCCCGTGTAGCCACCATGGATGCCGACCTGCAGAACGATCCTGCCGATCTTCCGGGCATGCTCAATTTATATAATGAAGGGCATACCATGACCATTGGCTGGCGTCAGAAACGCAAGGATGTCTGGATCAAACGTATCGGCTCCAAGATTGCCAACGCCATCCGCAACAGGCTGACCAACGAAACCGTGCAGGATACCGGATGTTCCCTGAAAATCATGGATACCGATATGGTTCGGTCCATCCCCCGGTTCAACGGCATGCACCGCTTCCTGCCTACGCTCATGAAAATGCAGGGCGCATCCGTGGCTGAAATGAAGGTCAACCACCGTCCCCGCTATGAAGGCGAATCCAAGTACGGCACTCTTGATAGAGCCATTGCCGGAGGATACGACCTCCTCGGCGTACGCTGGCTGCTGGGTCGTCATTTCTCCTATTCCGTTAAAGAACGCAGCGGCGACGAATAAATGAGTGCAGTAAGCAGCGAATCCAAAGTCAGTGCCAAGGCTCTGATCAAAGGGCTGGCCATGCTCGCGGTAATGGGGTTCTCGGTATACCTGATCCGCTATGCCGGGCTTGCCGATGCCCTTGATACCCACTGGATGGACGAACATGTACGTTCACGCGGCCTGACCGGAGTACTCACCTATGTGGGGTTGGCGGCATTCTTTTCGGCTGTCGGCTTTCCCAGACAGGTGATCTGCTTCATGGGCGGATACGCATACGGCTTCGCGCTCGGCACCCTGCTCGGAACCATCGGTACCGGACTGGGCTGTGCCGGGGCATTCGTATACTCCCGGCTGGTAGGCCGCTCTTTCATTAAAAAGAAATTCGGTGCCCGCATCCAGAAAGTGGATGATTTCCTGAGCCGCAGTCCCTTCAACATGGCTCTGACCATCCGCTTTTTCCCGCTGGGCAGCAACGTGGTCACCAATGTACTGGCTGGTGTAACCAGCATTCCGGCCC includes:
- a CDS encoding glycosyltransferase family 2 protein, with the translated sequence MTNHLELSLVIPVYNEQDNLRKLMQEIDSALEPINVPYEVIFVDDGSKDSSLTVLKDISSAYPKARYISFAENRGQSAAFCAGFDEARAPRVATMDADLQNDPADLPGMLNLYNEGHTMTIGWRQKRKDVWIKRIGSKIANAIRNRLTNETVQDTGCSLKIMDTDMVRSIPRFNGMHRFLPTLMKMQGASVAEMKVNHRPRYEGESKYGTLDRAIAGGYDLLGVRWLLGRHFSYSVKERSGDE
- a CDS encoding TVP38/TMEM64 family protein is translated as MSAVSSESKVSAKALIKGLAMLAVMGFSVYLIRYAGLADALDTHWMDEHVRSRGLTGVLTYVGLAAFFSAVGFPRQVICFMGGYAYGFALGTLLGTIGTGLGCAGAFVYSRLVGRSFIKKKFGARIQKVDDFLSRSPFNMALTIRFFPLGSNVVTNVLAGVTSIPALPFILGSTIGYLPQNMVFALFGSGVEVSSTLRMVMAVVLFVISTFLGFRIYRKYRNQAEAVVE